The Streptomyces sp. NBC_00440 genome contains a region encoding:
- a CDS encoding 2-oxo-4-hydroxy-4-carboxy-5-ureidoimidazoline decarboxylase, protein MRPPSLHHRTDGPARPAIPAQNRGPSGLHRFNSAPAGSAESALLGCCGSPRWARRLAAHRPYPDLTALLAACDEASYDLSPAELCQALAGEPASGPLHGRAPRAAHTALSAAHAAYESRFGHPFVICLDAFRPSEHLDQVLASIRSRLSHEPDEERAVAADELRRLARGRITRLVADTGHAGSPSVAV, encoded by the coding sequence ATGCGACCGCCGTCACTTCACCACAGAACGGACGGCCCGGCACGCCCAGCCATACCGGCGCAGAACCGTGGCCCGTCCGGCCTCCACCGGTTCAACTCTGCACCCGCCGGCAGCGCCGAGAGCGCACTGCTCGGCTGCTGCGGCAGCCCCCGCTGGGCCCGGCGGCTGGCCGCACACCGCCCCTACCCCGATCTGACGGCGCTGCTCGCCGCATGTGACGAGGCGAGTTACGACCTGTCCCCGGCCGAGCTCTGCCAGGCCCTGGCGGGCGAACCGGCGTCCGGGCCGCTCCACGGCCGGGCCCCGCGGGCCGCCCACACCGCGCTGAGCGCCGCGCACGCCGCGTACGAGAGCCGCTTCGGCCACCCCTTCGTGATCTGCCTCGACGCCTTCCGCCCGTCCGAGCACCTCGACCAGGTGCTGGCGAGCATCCGTTCCCGGCTCTCGCACGAGCCCGACGAGGAGCGGGCGGTCGCCGCCGACGAGCTGCGCCGACTCGCCCGGGGGCGAATCACCCGTCTTGTGGCGGATACGGGCCACGCCGGTAGCCCGTCCGTGGCTGTTTGA
- a CDS encoding TNT domain-containing protein: MNRIRTVLAALTVTAATAAAPAAASADPQQHPDRSAASEPQHAPCSGEFQGDARLGPQWLPSKHEKPVGPLLKGYHRTGKLSSGDFLKKYWEGPADSGSWKYPPNDGFKEVNGRVDKEPEKLRTGERLDRFGSEYGSYLAPAGDSYAKRALPPQSLNTRDAAVPCDYHVYRVAKPFWVWQGGIAPWFEQPGNGQQIKLDPVFLSPGEGQRLNVKWLLDHHYLAQAARAGE; encoded by the coding sequence GTGAACCGAATTCGCACCGTTCTCGCAGCGCTGACCGTCACCGCGGCGACCGCGGCGGCACCCGCAGCCGCGAGCGCCGATCCGCAGCAGCACCCGGACCGGTCAGCGGCCTCCGAGCCGCAGCACGCCCCCTGCTCGGGGGAGTTCCAGGGCGACGCCAGGCTCGGGCCGCAGTGGCTCCCCTCGAAGCACGAGAAGCCGGTGGGCCCGCTGCTCAAGGGCTACCACCGGACCGGGAAGCTGTCGTCCGGGGACTTCCTGAAGAAGTACTGGGAGGGGCCCGCGGATTCGGGCAGTTGGAAGTACCCGCCGAACGACGGGTTCAAGGAGGTCAACGGGCGGGTGGACAAGGAGCCCGAGAAGCTGCGCACCGGCGAGCGCCTGGACCGCTTCGGCTCCGAGTACGGCTCCTACCTGGCGCCCGCCGGCGACTCGTACGCCAAGCGCGCGCTGCCCCCGCAGAGCCTCAACACCCGTGACGCCGCGGTGCCCTGCGACTATCACGTCTACCGGGTGGCCAAGCCGTTCTGGGTGTGGCAGGGCGGCATCGCGCCGTGGTTCGAGCAGCCGGGCAACGGGCAGCAGATCAAGCTCGATCCGGTATTCCTGAGCCCGGGTGAGGGCCAACGGCTGAACGTGAAGTGGCTGCTCGACCACCACTACCTCGCTCAGGCCGCCCGAGCCGGCGAGTAG
- a CDS encoding succinate dehydrogenase hydrophobic membrane anchor subunit produces the protein MSAETSAAVGPVEGVSLFDADHPAPLIEAPRQRTRKTPKTTRGNFEMYAWLFMRLSGIVLVVLVLGHLLIQLVLDGGVTKIGFAFVAGRWASPFWQGWDLTMLWLAMLHGANGLRTVINDYAERVGTRLWLKGLLYTATVFTILLGTLVIFTFDPNIS, from the coding sequence ATGTCTGCTGAGACCTCCGCCGCTGTCGGCCCCGTCGAGGGCGTCTCCCTCTTCGACGCCGATCACCCCGCGCCGCTCATCGAGGCCCCGCGCCAGCGCACCAGGAAGACGCCGAAGACCACACGCGGCAACTTCGAGATGTACGCCTGGCTCTTCATGCGCCTGTCCGGGATCGTCCTGGTCGTCCTGGTCCTCGGCCACCTGCTGATCCAGCTGGTGCTCGACGGCGGTGTGACCAAGATCGGCTTCGCCTTCGTGGCGGGCCGCTGGGCCTCGCCGTTCTGGCAGGGCTGGGACCTCACCATGCTCTGGCTGGCGATGCTTCACGGCGCCAACGGCCTCCGTACCGTCATCAATGACTACGCGGAGCGCGTCGGCACGCGCCTGTGGCTCAAGGGCCTGCTGTACACCGCCACGGTGTTCACCATCCTGCTGGGCACGCTGGTGATCTTCACCTTCGACCCGAACATCTCCTAG
- a CDS encoding sigma-70 family RNA polymerase sigma factor → MQRAYELYGGELFGYVYNALRDRQLAEDVVQETFIRAWKSSGGFDPRRGSLRTWLFSIARNGAIDAMRRRGVRDAVGVDFREALAEEPARHDPVEVLLEHIQLDEALNRLSAEHRQTVVSVYYGGRTCAELAAEWGISASTVRSRLYYGVRALRLVLEENGWLAP, encoded by the coding sequence GTGCAGCGTGCCTACGAGCTGTACGGGGGAGAGCTGTTCGGCTATGTGTACAACGCGCTGCGGGACCGGCAGCTGGCCGAGGACGTCGTCCAGGAGACGTTCATCCGGGCCTGGAAATCATCCGGCGGATTCGATCCCCGCCGTGGCAGTCTGCGTACCTGGCTGTTCTCGATAGCCCGCAACGGCGCGATCGACGCCATGCGCCGGCGCGGCGTCCGGGACGCGGTCGGGGTGGACTTCCGGGAAGCGCTGGCCGAGGAACCGGCGCGCCATGACCCGGTCGAAGTCCTGCTGGAACACATCCAGTTGGACGAGGCGCTGAACCGGCTGAGCGCCGAACACCGGCAGACCGTGGTCAGTGTCTACTACGGCGGCCGTACCTGCGCCGAACTCGCCGCGGAGTGGGGCATCTCGGCTTCCACGGTCCGCAGTCGGCTGTATTACGGCGTACGCGCGCTGCGCCTGGTGCTGGAGGAGAACGGATGGCTGGCGCCATGA
- a CDS encoding dihydrodipicolinate synthase family protein, whose protein sequence is MFRGLSAFPLTPTTESGIGEHAFGTLVARLAAAGVGSIGALGSTGGYAYLTREQRARVATLAVGAADGVPVMVGIGALRTSHVLALAEDAQKAGASAVLLAPMTYQALTDDEVFGLYEDVTRELSVPLCVYDNPGTTHVKFTDELHARVAQLPNVAAIKIPPVPDDPTAAKLRVEALRALVPATVTIGVSGDWTAATGLNAGCDVWYSVVGGLFPATALALTRAAQAGDAARATAMSQRMEPLWQLLRRYGGLRVMSAAAEHLGLVDGPNLPRPLRGLTPQARQELAAVMTSLGLTD, encoded by the coding sequence ATGTTCCGCGGCCTCAGCGCCTTCCCCCTCACGCCGACCACCGAGAGCGGCATCGGCGAGCACGCGTTCGGCACCCTCGTCGCCCGCCTCGCCGCCGCCGGAGTCGGCTCCATCGGCGCCCTCGGCTCCACCGGCGGCTACGCCTACCTCACCCGCGAGCAGCGCGCCCGTGTGGCGACCCTCGCGGTCGGGGCCGCCGACGGCGTCCCGGTCATGGTCGGCATCGGCGCCCTGCGGACCTCGCACGTTCTCGCGCTCGCCGAGGACGCCCAGAAGGCGGGCGCGTCCGCGGTCCTGCTCGCCCCGATGACGTACCAGGCCCTCACGGATGACGAGGTGTTCGGCCTGTACGAGGACGTCACCCGCGAGCTCTCGGTGCCGCTCTGCGTGTACGACAACCCCGGCACCACCCACGTCAAGTTCACCGATGAACTCCACGCCCGCGTCGCGCAGTTGCCGAATGTCGCCGCCATCAAGATCCCCCCGGTCCCCGACGACCCGACTGCCGCGAAGCTGCGCGTCGAAGCGTTGCGGGCGCTGGTCCCGGCGACGGTCACGATCGGTGTCAGCGGCGACTGGACGGCGGCCACCGGACTGAACGCCGGATGCGACGTGTGGTACTCGGTCGTCGGCGGCCTGTTCCCCGCGACGGCCCTCGCCCTCACCCGCGCCGCGCAGGCCGGCGACGCCGCCCGGGCCACCGCCATGTCGCAGCGGATGGAGCCGCTGTGGCAGCTGCTGCGCAGGTATGGCGGCCTGCGCGTCATGTCCGCCGCCGCCGAACACCTCGGCCTGGTCGACGGCCCCAATCTCCCGCGCCCCCTGCGCGGACTGACGCCACAGGCGCGCCAGGAACTCGCAGCGGTCATGACGTCACTGGGGCTCACCGACTGA
- a CDS encoding beta-propeller fold lactonase family protein: MLSKQWAGWLLAATLGLGGFGIAAASVADAHSGHVDPRPAAASPGAARAAARYGGGAGHSAPKPIPVSGKDRVYTADQTSNTVSVIDPSANRTLGTIALGDQRLGAGLSPQYTGDVDVHGLAFSPVTKRLAVVSITSNTVDIVDTATNKVVNHTDVGRASHEGSFTADGKQFWVADRGRDTVTVVDAVHGGVLANIPVGAGPSKVVMSPDGKLAYVNHISLAEVTVVKVATHRPVDHITGLGDAFSSDEAISPDGKELWAVHKRVGKVSVIDLTHDKVTSVLTTGPDSNHPQFADTPRGKFVYLTVGGLDETLSFRRTDSGVPDATTAPATVIHDNGHAPHGIWPSGDGSRLYVGLEKSDKVDVIDTATNKVTGTIPIGQEPQAVVYAPLAAPAGSAANLGSQGLDEQARNVPTTLPDGTAGETLDPVKGRALEATVRPVNGLDMIQLQARGLKPKTTYQAFSAGADSRKAAVVSFSTDANGNAPMVLAFSAFDGRSISLAVKNAGVAKATSFQLNRMHSGSANGAVTATDLLYCDCC; encoded by the coding sequence ATGCTGTCAAAACAATGGGCCGGGTGGCTCCTCGCGGCCACCCTGGGGCTGGGGGGCTTCGGCATCGCCGCCGCGTCCGTGGCCGACGCGCACTCGGGCCACGTCGACCCCCGGCCGGCCGCCGCGAGTCCCGGCGCCGCCCGGGCGGCGGCCCGCTACGGCGGCGGGGCCGGCCACAGCGCCCCGAAGCCGATCCCGGTGTCCGGCAAGGACCGGGTCTACACCGCGGACCAGACGTCCAACACCGTCAGTGTGATCGACCCGTCGGCCAACAGAACGCTCGGCACGATCGCCCTCGGCGACCAGCGGCTCGGGGCCGGTCTCAGCCCGCAGTACACCGGCGACGTCGACGTGCACGGACTGGCCTTCTCGCCCGTCACCAAGCGGCTGGCGGTCGTCAGCATCACGAGCAACACGGTGGACATCGTCGACACGGCGACCAACAAGGTCGTCAACCACACCGATGTGGGCCGGGCGTCGCACGAGGGCAGCTTCACCGCAGACGGCAAACAGTTCTGGGTCGCCGACCGCGGCCGCGACACCGTCACCGTCGTCGACGCCGTGCACGGCGGAGTGCTCGCCAACATCCCGGTGGGTGCGGGGCCGTCCAAGGTGGTGATGAGCCCGGACGGAAAGCTGGCCTATGTCAACCACATCAGCCTCGCCGAAGTCACCGTCGTCAAGGTCGCCACGCACCGCCCGGTGGACCACATCACCGGACTCGGCGACGCCTTCTCCTCCGACGAGGCGATCTCGCCCGACGGCAAGGAACTGTGGGCGGTCCACAAGCGGGTCGGAAAGGTCAGCGTCATCGATCTGACGCATGACAAGGTCACATCGGTGCTGACCACCGGCCCGGACTCCAACCACCCGCAGTTCGCGGACACGCCCCGGGGCAAGTTCGTCTACCTCACCGTCGGCGGCCTGGACGAGACGCTGTCCTTCCGCCGTACGGACAGCGGCGTCCCGGACGCGACCACCGCCCCCGCCACCGTGATCCACGACAACGGCCATGCCCCGCACGGCATCTGGCCCAGCGGTGACGGCAGCCGTCTCTACGTCGGCCTGGAGAAGTCCGACAAGGTGGACGTCATCGACACCGCGACCAACAAGGTGACCGGCACCATCCCGATCGGCCAGGAACCGCAGGCCGTCGTCTACGCACCGCTGGCAGCGCCGGCCGGTTCAGCCGCCAACCTCGGCAGCCAGGGACTGGACGAGCAGGCACGCAACGTGCCGACCACCCTCCCGGACGGCACCGCGGGCGAGACACTCGACCCGGTCAAGGGCCGCGCCCTGGAGGCCACGGTCCGCCCGGTCAACGGGCTCGACATGATCCAGCTCCAGGCGCGGGGCCTGAAGCCGAAGACGACCTACCAGGCGTTCTCGGCAGGGGCGGACAGCCGAAAGGCCGCGGTCGTGTCGTTCAGCACCGACGCGAACGGCAACGCCCCCATGGTGCTGGCGTTCAGCGCCTTCGACGGCCGGAGCATCTCGCTGGCCGTGAAGAACGCCGGAGTCGCCAAGGCCACGTCCTTCCAGCTCAACCGGATGCACAGCGGCAGCGCCAACGGTGCCGTCACCGCCACCGACCTCCTGTACTGCGACTGCTGCTGA
- a CDS encoding beta-N-acetylhexosaminidase — protein MKRLNAPVLAVGLTATVAAVALAVTVWPDDDTYGGSGPAGRGSAVTAPSSDPSATNYPLSAAPRAIPAVREHGPARGPGWRPEKGSRVLVDKGCKGLTDEGKLLSHELKIGYAYGGTARAGDIELALKPDKKAPRESYTLSARDSRVTITGPDEAGVFYGTRTLKQSVRADGKVPEGVVHDEPASAQRRFNLDIARKPFDAAWIEDRLHEMADLKLNQLGLHFSDDQGFRIESTSHPEVVSPDHLTIAQVHRIVSLASSLHITVVPEIDSPGHLGAVIKAHPDLQLKTADGTPVKGAVDVSNPKAAQIVDSLLREYMKLFPGPYWNVGGDEYQALTVKNPEASFPQLAALARKKYGAKGTVQDLAVAWLNDRAAVITKAGRTPQAWNDGFFRGGVAKPDKNIQVEYWTGKEFGVRPPEEYLAAGQRVVNLNDEYLYYVLGQPNNFTYPTGKRIYEQWTPLVVRGTKAVPAKYAHLIDGGGFAVWGDFPNAQTPAQVAAGIRMPLAATAQKLWDPGKPKLTWTQFQSLAAKLD, from the coding sequence ATGAAAAGACTCAACGCACCGGTTCTTGCCGTGGGCCTGACCGCCACGGTTGCCGCCGTCGCGCTCGCCGTCACGGTCTGGCCGGACGACGACACGTACGGCGGAAGCGGCCCCGCGGGCCGCGGCTCGGCGGTGACCGCCCCCTCGTCCGACCCGTCGGCGACGAACTACCCGCTCTCGGCGGCGCCCCGTGCCATCCCCGCGGTACGCGAACACGGCCCGGCGCGCGGTCCCGGCTGGCGCCCGGAGAAGGGCTCCCGGGTCCTGGTGGACAAGGGGTGCAAGGGCCTCACCGACGAGGGCAAGCTCCTCTCGCACGAACTGAAGATCGGCTACGCGTACGGCGGCACGGCCCGCGCGGGCGACATCGAGCTCGCGCTGAAGCCGGACAAGAAGGCCCCGCGCGAGTCGTACACCCTCAGCGCCCGCGACAGCCGGGTCACGATCACCGGTCCCGACGAGGCCGGGGTGTTCTACGGCACCCGGACCCTCAAGCAGTCCGTGCGGGCCGACGGGAAGGTGCCCGAGGGCGTCGTGCACGACGAGCCGGCCAGCGCGCAGCGGCGGTTCAACCTGGACATCGCACGCAAACCGTTCGACGCCGCCTGGATCGAGGACCGGCTGCACGAGATGGCCGACCTCAAGCTGAACCAGCTGGGGCTGCACTTCTCGGACGACCAGGGCTTCCGGATCGAGTCCACGTCGCACCCCGAGGTGGTCTCTCCCGACCACCTCACCATCGCGCAGGTCCACCGGATCGTCTCGCTCGCCTCCAGCCTGCACATCACTGTCGTCCCGGAGATCGACTCGCCCGGACACCTGGGCGCGGTCATCAAGGCGCACCCGGACCTCCAGCTGAAGACGGCCGACGGCACCCCCGTCAAGGGCGCGGTCGACGTGTCCAACCCGAAGGCGGCGCAGATCGTCGACTCGCTGCTGCGCGAGTACATGAAGCTCTTCCCCGGCCCGTACTGGAACGTCGGCGGTGACGAGTACCAGGCGCTGACGGTGAAGAACCCGGAAGCGTCCTTCCCGCAGCTGGCCGCCCTGGCCCGGAAGAAGTACGGCGCGAAGGGCACCGTCCAGGACCTGGCGGTGGCCTGGCTGAACGACCGGGCCGCGGTCATCACCAAGGCGGGCAGGACGCCGCAGGCGTGGAACGACGGGTTCTTCCGCGGCGGGGTGGCCAAGCCCGACAAGAACATCCAGGTGGAGTACTGGACGGGCAAGGAGTTCGGGGTCCGGCCGCCCGAGGAGTATCTGGCCGCGGGGCAGCGGGTGGTGAACCTCAACGACGAGTACCTGTACTACGTGCTCGGCCAGCCCAACAACTTCACCTATCCCACCGGCAAGCGCATCTACGAGCAGTGGACCCCGCTGGTGGTGCGCGGCACCAAGGCGGTCCCTGCTAAGTACGCGCACCTCATCGACGGCGGCGGGTTCGCGGTCTGGGGCGACTTCCCGAACGCCCAGACCCCGGCGCAGGTCGCCGCGGGCATCCGGATGCCGCTGGCGGCGACGGCCCAGAAGCTCTGGGACCCGGGCAAGCCGAAGCTGACGTGGACACAGTTCCAGTCGCTGGCGGCGAAGCTGGACTGA
- a CDS encoding helix-turn-helix domain-containing protein produces the protein MAETEAALRTLAHNVRAARTRAGLSLDELGRRAKVSKGALVGLEKAQGNPNFATLIRLADTLGVSVSALLEGPAEGRVRVVSADAVMPLWAGEQGGEARLMLTTSGPAPVEVWRWRLQPGEEYPSHPHQAGVVETVSVTAGRMMLVVDGAEHPVEAGQTATFDGDAPHAYRGSGDATCHLIMTVHLPPGPAATA, from the coding sequence GTGGCCGAGACAGAGGCGGCGCTGCGCACACTCGCGCACAACGTCCGGGCTGCCCGCACCCGCGCGGGTCTGTCCCTGGATGAGCTCGGCCGTCGCGCCAAGGTCAGCAAGGGAGCCCTGGTCGGACTTGAGAAGGCCCAGGGCAACCCGAACTTCGCCACCCTGATCCGGCTGGCCGACACGCTCGGCGTCTCGGTTTCCGCCTTGCTGGAAGGGCCGGCCGAAGGGCGTGTCCGGGTGGTCTCGGCCGATGCCGTGATGCCGCTGTGGGCGGGCGAGCAGGGCGGTGAGGCCCGGCTCATGCTCACGACATCGGGTCCCGCACCGGTCGAGGTGTGGCGCTGGCGCCTGCAGCCCGGCGAGGAGTACCCCAGCCACCCCCACCAGGCCGGGGTCGTGGAGACCGTCAGTGTCACCGCCGGGCGGATGATGCTGGTCGTCGACGGAGCGGAGCACCCGGTCGAGGCCGGGCAGACCGCCACCTTCGACGGCGACGCCCCGCACGCCTACCGGGGATCAGGCGATGCCACCTGCCACCTGATCATGACCGTCCACCTGCCGCCCGGTCCCGCCGCCACTGCCTGA
- a CDS encoding YcnI family copper-binding membrane protein, which produces MPHRTGRRSAPLALAAAGAVGAVFLLAAPASAHVRVISQDAEPGGAAKLEFRVPSEEADATTVRLQVRLPAGVHLASVLPVEGWQEQTAAPASDGSVSLTWTAMAGHDIKPDEHQYFGINVGPLPDDRPTLGFSTVQTYSDGSVVNWDQRQTGSTEPPFPIPLLVLDPTAASRAPDGGTGAAPKAGAAPAAPSPTASASPAAPSVTTAATTSGSGSSSGWVPSAVAAALLALSGGTALATARHRRNKNRGRVAS; this is translated from the coding sequence ATGCCCCACCGCACCGGACGCCGCTCCGCACCTCTCGCTCTCGCCGCTGCCGGTGCGGTCGGGGCGGTGTTCCTCCTGGCCGCTCCGGCCTCCGCGCACGTCCGGGTCATCTCGCAGGACGCCGAACCGGGGGGTGCCGCGAAGCTGGAGTTCCGGGTCCCCAGCGAGGAGGCCGATGCCACGACCGTCCGCCTTCAGGTCAGGCTGCCGGCCGGCGTCCACCTCGCCTCGGTGCTACCGGTCGAGGGCTGGCAGGAGCAGACCGCCGCTCCGGCGTCCGACGGCTCGGTGTCGCTGACCTGGACCGCCATGGCCGGGCACGACATCAAGCCCGACGAACACCAGTACTTCGGCATCAATGTCGGCCCCCTTCCCGATGATCGGCCCACGCTGGGCTTCAGTACCGTGCAGACCTACTCCGACGGCTCCGTCGTCAACTGGGACCAGCGGCAGACCGGCAGCACGGAGCCGCCGTTCCCCATCCCGCTGCTGGTCCTCGATCCCACCGCCGCATCCCGGGCACCGGACGGCGGCACGGGGGCCGCTCCGAAGGCCGGCGCCGCGCCCGCGGCACCTTCACCGACCGCCTCCGCGAGCCCGGCCGCGCCGTCGGTCACCACCGCCGCCACCACGAGCGGCTCCGGTTCCAGTTCCGGCTGGGTGCCCTCTGCGGTGGCCGCCGCTCTGCTGGCGCTGTCGGGCGGTACCGCTCTGGCGACCGCACGCCACCGCAGGAACAAGAACCGCGGCCGCGTGGCCTCCTGA
- a CDS encoding lamin tail domain-containing protein — protein sequence MSSLSSGSRLAAAVLASGALLAAAFPAAAADHHHPASRPERSAVVVGAVHHIDSHGRGHHRGNRVDAEWITVTNNSRRPVELRGWTLSDAQHHSYRFHALRLGAHKSVKVHTGHGRDTWNDVYQNRRAPIWDRVDTATLRDARGHVVDVERLGHRHH from the coding sequence ATGTCGTCTTTGTCTTCAGGTTCCCGTCTCGCCGCAGCTGTACTGGCCTCCGGGGCCCTGCTGGCCGCCGCCTTCCCGGCAGCGGCCGCCGACCACCACCACCCCGCCTCGCGCCCTGAGCGCTCGGCCGTGGTGGTGGGCGCCGTCCACCACATCGACAGCCACGGCCGCGGGCACCACCGCGGCAACCGGGTGGACGCGGAGTGGATCACCGTCACCAACAACTCCCGCAGGCCCGTGGAGCTGCGCGGCTGGACGCTGAGTGACGCTCAGCACCACTCGTACCGCTTCCACGCGCTGCGGCTCGGCGCACACAAGTCGGTCAAGGTCCACACCGGCCATGGCCGTGACACCTGGAACGACGTCTACCAGAACCGGCGCGCGCCGATCTGGGACCGCGTCGACACCGCGACCCTGCGCGACGCGCGCGGCCACGTGGTGGACGTCGAGCGTCTGGGGCACCGTCACCACTGA
- the sdhC gene encoding succinate dehydrogenase, cytochrome b556 subunit has protein sequence MPAGTLYRGREGMWSWVAHRVTGVLIFFFLFVHVLDTALVRISPEDYDKVIATYKTPIVGVLEYGLVAAILFHALNGLRIIAVDFWSKGPRHQKQMLWSVVGIWVLLMIGAIYPVLGHAARELFGS, from the coding sequence GTGCCGGCTGGAACGCTGTACCGCGGCCGGGAAGGTATGTGGTCCTGGGTGGCTCATCGAGTCACCGGCGTCCTCATTTTCTTCTTCCTGTTCGTACACGTCCTGGACACTGCTCTCGTCCGTATCTCCCCCGAGGACTACGACAAGGTCATCGCTACTTACAAGACGCCGATCGTGGGCGTCCTTGAGTACGGCCTCGTCGCAGCGATCCTCTTCCACGCTCTGAACGGCCTGCGCATCATCGCCGTGGACTTCTGGTCCAAGGGCCCGCGCCACCAGAAGCAGATGCTGTGGTCGGTCGTGGGCATCTGGGTCCTGCTGATGATCGGGGCGATCTACCCCGTACTCGGCCACGCCGCACGCGAACTGTTCGGGAGCTGA